The genomic window TTTCGCGCAACTCTTTCAAGACTTGGAAGCCATTTTTTTCAGGTAACATCAGGTCAAGCAAAATCAAATCATAGACGCCACTTTCAGCTTCGTAGAGACCTTCTTCTCCATCAAAAACCTGCATGACATCTGCAAAATCATCTAAAAAGTCAAATACTGAGTTTGACAGACCTAGGTCATCTTCTACTAATAAGATTTTTATCATCAGAAACTCCTCCTTGTTATGATTATTATACCAAAATTGCCTTAAAAAAAACTCAACTCTCTCTCGTTTTCAGATAGAAAGTTGAGTTTTTGTTTACATTTCGAGTGAATTAAGCTTTGGCATATTGGGTTACAACAGCTTCGACTGCTGCTTTCTCACGCTTAATCAAGTCAACACGCGCTGCGATATCTTTGATACCCATACGAATGTTACGGCTAAGAGCAAGGTCAGAGAGTTGTGGCTCAAAGAATTCCTTGTACTCTGCCAAGCGTTGCTCAGTCTTAAATACATGGGCAGGTAGGATAACAAAGCTATCAAAGCTCATATCCCCACCAAGAGCTGCCTTGATCCAATCCCAGTTTTTACGCGCCCATACCCAAACAGTTTCTTGAGTTGTTTGATGATCTAGGAACTGGTAATACCAAGCAGACAAGTCTTGTGGTTTCACCACAAATTTATCCTTCCATGAACTAATCAAGGTTTGGATATTATCAGCATCTGTACTGTAGGCTAGAGCAGCTGCCAACTGGCGTTTGAAGACAGCATCTGTCGCATGAGTGTAGAGGTCCAGATAAGTTGCGACCAAGTCCTTGGTCTCATGGTGTTTCATTTCATTGATAAGAACTTGAGCACGGATGGCTGCTGGAAGTCCTGCAAGGTTCTCCTTGTGAGTTGCAAAGATTTGGCTAGCGACTTGACTAGCTTCTGCATCATTGGAGCGAATCATCATAGAAACGGCCAACTGACGAACCAATTCATCCTCATCTGATTCCCCGTCTTTGGCTTCAAAACCAAGACGGTCATAGTTATGACGAGCCAATTTAGCAATCAGTACTTTGAAGGCTACTTCAGCATCTGTTCCTTCATCGATAAAGCGCTCAAGGGCTGAAATCACTTGAGAAACAGCTGAAACCACAAGGTAGGACTCTTCCTTAGCAAGTTTATCAAGGACTGGGAGCAAGTCTGCATAAGAAATGTGCCCTGCTTCAGCAAGCAGACGACGTTCTTGAACGATTTGCAGTTTGCTTGTATTATCAAGTGTCTCTAGCTCAGCAAGAACGGCATCTAACAAGTCTCCTTGATAGTCTGTAATGTAGTGGGCAGTATTTTCAGTATTGAGGCGAAGTGCTCCTTTGTTTTCAGCAAGAAGAGCGGCATAGCCAGGGATTTCGATACTTTCAGTTTCAAGTGTGTCAGGCAAACCTTTCCAGTTGCTGTTGAGTGGTACAACCCAGAGACGGTTCTTGTCTTCATGCTCACCGATGAAGAATTGTTTTTGCGAAATCTTCAAGACATCATTTTCAACTTTGACAGTGAGAACTGGATAGCCAGGCTGTTCCAACCAAGAATCCATGAAGGCTGCGACATCACGACCTGATGCTTGTCCGAGAGCATTCCAAAGGTCTCGACCGATGGTGTTGCTGTACTGATGTTTTTCAAAGTAGGCATGCAAACCTTCAGCGAAATCAGCATCTCCTAGCCAACGGCGAAGCATGTGCATGAGACGGCTTCCTTTTGCATAGACAATAGCGCCATCAAAGAGCGTATTGATTTCATCTGGGTGTTTGACTTCGACATGGACAGACTGAACGCCATCCGTCGCATCGCGTTTAAGCGCAGCTGGAACTCCACCTGTTTGGAAATCTTCAAAGATATTCCAAGTTGGCTCGATGGCATCCACACAGACGTATTCCATCATGTTAGCGAAGCTTTCATTAAGCCAAAGATCATCCCACCATTTCATAGTCACGAGGTTCCCAAACCATTGGTGAGCAAGCTCGTGGGCGATGACAAGGGCTACCTGTTGACGACTGGCAAAGGTTGAGTTCTCATCCACGACCAAGTAAACTTCACGATAAGTCACTAGACCCCAGTTTTCCATGGCACCTGCTGAGAAGTCAGGAAGGGCGATGTGGAGCGATTGAGGAATTGGATACTTAACTCCGTAGTAATCTTCGTAAAACTCAATCGAACGAACAGCGATATCCAAAGAGAAATCAAGGTTAGATAGTGGATGAGCTTTTGTAGAGTAGACACCAACGAGGGTACCATTTTTAGTTTTAGCGGTCACCCCTTGCAAATCACCAGCTACAAAGGCCAACAAGTAAGATGACATGCGAGGTGTTGTCGCAAACTTCCAGATACCTGTTTCTTTGCGGTTTTCAACATCAATCTCAGGCATGTTTGACAAGGCCACTTCACCTTCGGCTTGATCAAAACGGAGAGCGAGATCAAAGGTTGCTTTAGCTTCAGGCTCATCCACACATGGGAAGGCTTCGCGTGCGAAATGGCTCTCGAACTGGGTAGACAAGACTTCCTTCTTGACACCATCCACTGTGTAATAAGAAGGGTAAATACCTGTCATGTTGTCTGTAATTTTTCCTGAAAAGGCGATGACCAATTCAACTTGACCAGCCTCAGCCAATTCGACATGAAGGGCTTCATTTTCATGATCAACTGTAAATGGACGAGCTTGACCCGCAACTTCTAAAGAAGTGATTTCCAAGTCTTTTTGGTGAAGGGAAATACGGTCACTCTGTGCTTGACCAGTAATGGTCACCTTCCCAGAAAAGGTCTTGGTCTCACGACTCAAGTCTAAAAATAAATCATAATGTTCAGGAACAAATTGGGTAATAAAATGTTCAACTGCTTGCATAGTTTTCTCCTATTCTAAGTTTAAAAGTTTTACTCTTCTTCAAACAAACTTATTATATCATGTTTTGCTTCAGAAAAAAGGATTGGACGGCGATTTCCAAAACTTTCTTCCTTCTGCAGTCTAGAGTGGGTAGACCTTGCGAAATTCTTCCAAAACAACCTTGCTGTCAGGGGTAAAAGTCAGTCCGGCTTCCCTCATCCACTCGGTGAAAAAGTCCTCATGAACCTGGCGCCAATAGGCTAAAGATTTGTCTCCCTCCCCTTCCTTGTAGGCATGGTTAGCAGAAACTTGATGAAAAGGCTGAACGGAAACCTTTGTAATTTCGACAATGCAGACAGCCTGATCTTGACTGTCTAAAATGACATCGAAGGTCCCTTCTTGTGGAAGTGGTTCGTCTTCTAGTGCGTAGAGGTCGTAGGCTGAGGCGGTTGCTGTCTTTTCGCCTTTTAAAACCAAACCTGCCAAGGTATCGGCTTCCACTCCAAAAGCCCAGGCATCTATCTCATCTCCAATCGCGGGGTTAATTTGCTTGTATGCATTCCACATTTCTTGCGGTGTCATGGGTTTCTCCTTTGTAATTTTTTACTTACTTCTTTTACACGTTTGAGGTGGTCTGGATGGTCAATCTCTAAATTAAAAATCTCTGGAATAGAACTGTAGTGGATAATGCATTTGATACCCATCTGATTCATTTTTTGTATAAAAGAATCATTCAGATAGCCTGCTACAGCAAAGTCAATCTTTTTAATCCTTGCTTTATTCTGCATATCTTTTAGCATATCTAACATTATTTGACTTTCCATATCATGCCATTGACTGTTTCTCACAGTCGCAAAAACAAAAGAAGTCAAATCATTCATTCCAACTATAATCTTTGAAATACCCGTTTCCAGTATCCTGTCCAAGTCAAAATAAGCTGACGGTAATTCAATCATTGTGCCGACTTTTCCAGTAAAACCATGCTCACGCAATACTCTAATAGCTTGCTTTAACTGCTCAGAATTATTGACAAAAGGAAAAATAACAGACAGATTGGGATTTGTTTGATAAACTTCTGTAACGACATGTGCCTCAGCCTGAAATTCATCAGGACACGCCAGCAAACGCCTAGTTCCTCTATATCCAAACAAGGGATGATTTTCATCAAAATGCTCTTTAGTCCCCTCTAAACAATTAGCTTCTGTATTTGTTAACTCTGAAAAACGATACCAAACCTCTTCATCTGAGTACAAGGAGCAAATGGTGTCTAGATAATCTTTTACAAATTGCTGACAACTTGATAAGAGAATATTTTGATTGAGCTCTCTCAGTAAGTATTCTCCACGAATCATGCCAACATGATGAAATAGTTGTGGGTAAACTTTTTCAGCAATTTGTTCGCCACTAAGGGCAAGTTGGTTTCTCATTATTCACCTTCCAATTCATGTAGGAAGTCTTGTCCAGTTCCGGAAATCCTAATAATTCAGACTTGACCTTCAAGACTAATGGCGATGCATTTTCTTCTGTGATTTTCTGAATATCTATCCAAATATATCCAAGTGAATCATTCGCACCATCAGAGACAGCTTCCGAAATCGTAACCTGAGGTTCCTTCTCGTTGACCTCAATATCATAAAATGCCATGATATGGTGAACCATAAAATTTTTTAACTCTTCCCTGACGAAAACATCGTAGATTCGAGGATTAGAGTAGCTTCTAACAGTATATCCCGTCTCTTCCATAACTTCTCTAATCAGCGTTTCCGTCAATCCTTCCCCAAGTTGCTGACTACCACCGGGTAAATCATAACGATGTTGATAAGGGCCCCTCGTTTTTTCAATGCAGAGTAACTTCCCATTTTCAAAGCAAACAGCATAGACTCCAAAGTGTTTTTTGATTTCCATCCAACTCCTCCTACTTCAAAGACCAGCCACCATCAATGGTCAGGATTTGTCCTTGCATAGCGCTCGCTTTTCCACTTGCTAAGAAAAGGCTAATCTCTGCTACTTCCTCTGGCTCGATCCAGCGCTTGATTGGCGTTTCACTAGCCACCCAGTCAGCCAATCCACCTGGCTCAAAGTCGGCAGCAGTCATGGCTGTCTTGACTGCCCCTGGAGCAATCCCAAAGATCTGAATACCAGCCTCAGCATAGTCTAGAGCCAACTGCTTGGTAAAGCCAGCTAAGGCGTGCTTAGACGAGGTATAGGCGTGACCACCTCCGCCAGCTAGACTTGAAGCAATCGAACACATATTGATGATGATTCCTTTTTTATTTTCCAACATTTGTGTCAAATAATGCCGAGTCAACTCAACAGGAGTCACGTAGTTGATTTCAAAAATCTCTTGAATTTCCTGCGCTGTTTGATCCAAAAGGGGTTTGTAATCATCCAAAACTCCAGCAGTATTGCACAAGACATCCACCTGAGTACACCAGTCAAAAATTGGCTCCAAGTCCAAGGTCAAATCTCTCTGTAAAAAGTGAAAATCACGCTCTAAGAGTGGATTTTCGCCTTGGTCAACTCCATAAACTTGATAGCCATTCTCTAAAAAGAGTCGTGCTTGAGCCAGACCAATCCCTGAACTTACTCCCGTAATCAATACACGTCTAGTCATACACTTCTACCCAATCCGTCGCCAAAACATCACAAGGTGTCGGGCTCCACATGGAAAAACCTTCCCCTTCTCCAGACACGTTGATTAGGAAATAAGGCGTCACTTCAAGTGCAACCCCGTTTTGTTCGATAGTGTCAAAGAGTTGGACATAGTTTTCAGCCCCTCCCCAACCAGTTCGTACATATTTTTTCTTGGCCTTTAATCCAGGCAGGATCTCTTCAAATGTCATGTTTTTCTCCTTTAATATCAATAATTCTCCCCTTCATTATAACAAAAAAACCGCTTTACAACGGCTTTTTGACTGTGATTTATTTAAATCTGCTTCTACTTACGGCAAATTATTCCCTGCTGCAAGATAAATTTCATACCATTCTTTTCTTGTTAAGCTAAAGTTTGCCGCTTGGCTAACTTCTCTCAAATGCTTAGGATTTGTTGTACCTACGACTGCCTGCATTTTTGCTGGATAACGCAATATCCAAGAAATGGCAATAGTTGAAGGGGTTACTCCATATTTAAAAGCTAGACGATCAAGTACTTGATTCAAAGCTTGAAATTTCTCATTACCAACAAAGTTCCCTTTAAAATACCCGAATTGTAAGACAGACCATGCTTGAATGACCACATCGTGTAATTTGCAATATTCAAAAACGCTGCCATCTCGCATAGTTGCTTGACTATCTTCCATATTAACATGAAAACCTGATTCGAATCCTGGAGTAAAAGCCGCACTCAATTGTAGCTGATTAACAGCTAACGGCTGCTTGACATCTTTTTTAAGCAACTCCATCATCATAGGATTTTGATTAGAAACTCCAAAATCTCGGACCTTACCTTGTTTATAAAGAAGATCAAAGGCTTCTGCTACTTGGTCAGATTCCATCAAAGCATCTGGTCGATGAAGAAGCAAGCTATCTAGATGATCAATCTTCAATCTTTGCAAAATTCCGTCGACTGATTTTATAATATAGTCCTTAGAAAAATCAAAATAGGTAAATTCTTCAATGCGAATGCCACATTTGGACTGAATCCACATCTTTTCTCTTAAATCTGGACGATTTTTTAGGACAATACCTAACAGTTCTTCACAACGACCACGACCATAAATATCAGCCAAGTCAAAAGCATTGATTCCAACAGAAAGTGCTGTTTCCACAAGCTCTTCAACTTCTTTTACAGACTTATCTTTTATTCTCATCATTCCGAGAACAATTTCTGATAATTCTTTGTCATCTTGACCAAGAGTTATGTATCTCATCAAATTTTTCTCCTTCAATTCTAAATTCTTCATTTAATTATAACAAAAAACCGTTTTCCAACGGCTTTTTGACTGTATATCTACTAAATTCATCCTACCACTGCAATCCGGCTTCTCTGATTTCTTTCTTGGAAGCAAATTTACCATTTGGTCTGTGCCATCTTCCGTTTTTATCTCTAAAGTAGCCACCTGAATTTGTTGATTGCGAGTTTGATTCCTGGCTTTCTTCCTGTTCTTGTGCGGCTTGACGAGCTTTTTCCTGCTCTTCTTCTTTTGCTTTCTTTTCAGCTGCTTCTTTTTCTTCAGCCTCTTTCTTGGCTTTTTCCTCAGCTTCCTTCTTAGCCTTTTCTTCAGCTTCTTTTTTAGCTTTTTCTTCTTTGTTTTCAACTGTATTTTTAGCCGTACCGTCCAAGTAATTGATTTCAGCATTAGCTGAAACATTGTCTAAAACGACATGCGTCACTGAATACTGATCAACCTTTTCTTTACTACCACCCAACTTGATCTCCAAGAGTTTGCCATTTTCATCTATTCCCACATACTGCAATTCAATTTGTCTCGGAATTAATTCATCTTTCTGATAGATTGGGGTTACCTTGTAGTCAAGATAATAGTTTGGGTGATTGGCCAACCAAGAGTCCAATCGATTTTCATAGTAAAGCATGCTACTTTGGTTTTGGTCATCTGTTCCAGAATAATTTCCAGCATTTAGCCAGTTAGTCATTGGAACCAGATTCCTCTTTTCATCGTTTAATCCACTAAACTGGTACCCGATCAGATGGCCTCGACTCATCAACCAAGCTTCTTTTTTACCATCACCATAAAAGAATTTATAATTGTGCCATCCAACTGGATCATAAGTCAACTTGGACTCTCTCTTCTCAGTTGGCTCATCGCTGTCCTTAAGTTGAATATGAGCACCCGTTGCGCGTGATTTAGAA from Streptococcus oralis includes these protein-coding regions:
- a CDS encoding DNA/RNA non-specific endonuclease encodes the protein MKKLLSFSIALLSITTLVACSGHKAESKVPEEKIEQKQIKFDEKLFKEAGLLPFKNEKQLELGELDSKSRATGAHIQLKDSDEPTEKRESKLTYDPVGWHNYKFFYGDGKKEAWLMSRGHLIGYQFSGLNDEKRNLVPMTNWLNAGNYSGTDDQNQSSMLYYENRLDSWLANHPNYYLDYKVTPIYQKDELIPRQIELQYVGIDENGKLLEIKLGGSKEKVDQYSVTHVVLDNVSANAEINYLDGTAKNTVENKEEKAKKEAEEKAKKEAEEKAKKEAEEKEAAEKKAKEEEQEKARQAAQEQEESQESNSQSTNSGGYFRDKNGRWHRPNGKFASKKEIREAGLQW
- a CDS encoding DUF2829 domain-containing protein — translated: MTFEEILPGLKAKKKYVRTGWGGAENYVQLFDTIEQNGVALEVTPYFLINVSGEGEGFSMWSPTPCDVLATDWVEVYD
- a CDS encoding M1 family metallopeptidase encodes the protein MQAVEHFITQFVPEHYDLFLDLSRETKTFSGKVTITGQAQSDRISLHQKDLEITSLEVAGQARPFTVDHENEALHVELAEAGQVELVIAFSGKITDNMTGIYPSYYTVDGVKKEVLSTQFESHFAREAFPCVDEPEAKATFDLALRFDQAEGEVALSNMPEIDVENRKETGIWKFATTPRMSSYLLAFVAGDLQGVTAKTKNGTLVGVYSTKAHPLSNLDFSLDIAVRSIEFYEDYYGVKYPIPQSLHIALPDFSAGAMENWGLVTYREVYLVVDENSTFASRQQVALVIAHELAHQWFGNLVTMKWWDDLWLNESFANMMEYVCVDAIEPTWNIFEDFQTGGVPAALKRDATDGVQSVHVEVKHPDEINTLFDGAIVYAKGSRLMHMLRRWLGDADFAEGLHAYFEKHQYSNTIGRDLWNALGQASGRDVAAFMDSWLEQPGYPVLTVKVENDVLKISQKQFFIGEHEDKNRLWVVPLNSNWKGLPDTLETESIEIPGYAALLAENKGALRLNTENTAHYITDYQGDLLDAVLAELETLDNTSKLQIVQERRLLAEAGHISYADLLPVLDKLAKEESYLVVSAVSQVISALERFIDEGTDAEVAFKVLIAKLARHNYDRLGFEAKDGESDEDELVRQLAVSMMIRSNDAEASQVASQIFATHKENLAGLPAAIRAQVLINEMKHHETKDLVATYLDLYTHATDAVFKRQLAAALAYSTDADNIQTLISSWKDKFVVKPQDLSAWYYQFLDHQTTQETVWVWARKNWDWIKAALGGDMSFDSFVILPAHVFKTEQRLAEYKEFFEPQLSDLALSRNIRMGIKDIAARVDLIKREKAAVEAVVTQYAKA
- a CDS encoding 3-oxoacyl-ACP reductase, which produces MTRRVLITGVSSGIGLAQARLFLENGYQVYGVDQGENPLLERDFHFLQRDLTLDLEPIFDWCTQVDVLCNTAGVLDDYKPLLDQTAQEIQEIFEINYVTPVELTRHYLTQMLENKKGIIINMCSIASSLAGGGGHAYTSSKHALAGFTKQLALDYAEAGIQIFGIAPGAVKTAMTAADFEPGGLADWVASETPIKRWIEPEEVAEISLFLASGKASAMQGQILTIDGGWSLK
- a CDS encoding aldo/keto reductase — its product is MRYITLGQDDKELSEIVLGMMRIKDKSVKEVEELVETALSVGINAFDLADIYGRGRCEELLGIVLKNRPDLREKMWIQSKCGIRIEEFTYFDFSKDYIIKSVDGILQRLKIDHLDSLLLHRPDALMESDQVAEAFDLLYKQGKVRDFGVSNQNPMMMELLKKDVKQPLAVNQLQLSAAFTPGFESGFHVNMEDSQATMRDGSVFEYCKLHDVVIQAWSVLQFGYFKGNFVGNEKFQALNQVLDRLAFKYGVTPSTIAISWILRYPAKMQAVVGTTNPKHLREVSQAANFSLTRKEWYEIYLAAGNNLP
- a CDS encoding putative PEP-binding protein, with the translated sequence MRNQLALSGEQIAEKVYPQLFHHVGMIRGEYLLRELNQNILLSSCQQFVKDYLDTICSLYSDEEVWYRFSELTNTEANCLEGTKEHFDENHPLFGYRGTRRLLACPDEFQAEAHVVTEVYQTNPNLSVIFPFVNNSEQLKQAIRVLREHGFTGKVGTMIELPSAYFDLDRILETGISKIIVGMNDLTSFVFATVRNSQWHDMESQIMLDMLKDMQNKARIKKIDFAVAGYLNDSFIQKMNQMGIKCIIHYSSIPEIFNLEIDHPDHLKRVKEVSKKLQRRNP
- a CDS encoding ASCH domain-containing protein, whose amino-acid sequence is MTPQEMWNAYKQINPAIGDEIDAWAFGVEADTLAGLVLKGEKTATASAYDLYALEDEPLPQEGTFDVILDSQDQAVCIVEITKVSVQPFHQVSANHAYKEGEGDKSLAYWRQVHEDFFTEWMREAGLTFTPDSKVVLEEFRKVYPL
- a CDS encoding NUDIX hydrolase; translation: MEIKKHFGVYAVCFENGKLLCIEKTRGPYQHRYDLPGGSQQLGEGLTETLIREVMEETGYTVRSYSNPRIYDVFVREELKNFMVHHIMAFYDIEVNEKEPQVTISEAVSDGANDSLGYIWIDIQKITEENASPLVLKVKSELLGFPELDKTSYMNWKVNNEKPTCP